In a genomic window of Vigna angularis cultivar LongXiaoDou No.4 chromosome 6, ASM1680809v1, whole genome shotgun sequence:
- the LOC108325533 gene encoding multiple organellar RNA editing factor 1, mitochondrial isoform X2 has protein sequence MASSLIRLRRTLRALSGVTQSISATHAPSFSAPIRSSQSNIPEEIGPDTILFEGCDYNHWLFVMDFPRDNKPPPEEMVRVYEETCAKGLNISVEEAKQKIYACSTTTYTGFQAVMTEEESKKFEGLPGVIFVLPDSYIDPVNKQYGGDQYINGTIIPRPPPVQYGRNQGRRDRNRSPGQYNRQENPVPSSQGNPSYGAQESMPRDGRNYAPPQNYPPPQNYGQASPHQYPPRQNYGQASQNHPPQQNFGQASQNYPPQQNFGQASQNYPPQQNYSQGLQNYPPQHNYDLASQNYTPQLTFDQAPQNYPQYAQQQGFGPPGGQGERSYMPQQNIGRPGQGERRDPVPRHGTSDVRGDTFVPSYTTNFKPTYMEEFEQAKQETHPAKERTGSQHPPSGPDNFTGQGRY, from the exons ATGGCGTCTTCGTTAATTCGCCTCCGCCGAACCCTCAGAGCACTATCCGGCGTCACCCAGTCCATTTCCGCCACGCATGCGCCATCGTTTTCCGCCCCTATCAG ATCCTCGCAGAGCAACATCCCCGAAGAGATAGGTCCCGATACCATTCTGTTCGAGGGCTGCGACTACAACCACTGGCTCTTCGTCATGGACTTCCCCAGGGACAACAAACCCCCTCCCGAAGAAATGGTTCGTGTTTACGAGGAAACTTGTGCCAAAGGCCTCAACATCAG tGTGGAAGAAGCGAAGCAGAAGATATATGCGTGCAGCACAACAACTTACACAGGCTTTCAGGCAGTCATGACCGAAGAAGAGTCTAAAAAATTTGAAG GTCTTCCTGGAGTTATCTTTGTGCTACCAGATTCCTATATTGATCCAGTGAACAAGCAGTACGGGG GAGATCAGTACATTAATGGAACCATTATCCCCCGACCTCCACCAGTACAGTATGGGAGAAATCAGGGAAGACGAGACCGGAATAGGAGTCCTGGTCAGTACAACCGACAAGAGAATCCAGTGCCAAGCTCTCAAGGGAATCCCTCTTACGGTGCTCAGGAGTCCATGCCAAGGGATGGAAGAAACTATGCGCCTCCACAAAATTATCCACCCCCACAGAACTATGGTCAAGCATCACCACATCAGTATCCACCTCGACAGAACTATGGCCAAGCATCACAAAACCATCCACCCCAACAGAACTTTGGCCAAGCATCACAAAACTATCCACCCCAACAGAACTTTGGCCAAGCATCACAAAACTATCCACCCCAACAGAACTATAGTCAGGGGTTGCAAAATTATCCACCCCAACATAACTATGATCTGGCATCGCAAAATTATACCCCCCAACTGACCTTTGATCAAGCACCGCAGAATTATCCACAATATGCTCAGCAGCAGGGCTTTGGACCTCCAGGAGGACAAGGGGAAAGGAGTTATATGCCACAGCAGAACATTGGACGACCGGGACAAGGAGAAAGAAGAGATCCTGTGCCTAGGCATGGTACTTCAGATGTCAGGGGTGACACTTTTGTACCGTCATATACGACGAATTTCAAGCCAACATACATGGAGGAATTTGAACAGGCTAAGCAGGAAACTCATCCTGCCAAAGAACGGACAGGGTCTCAACATCCACCTTCTGGCCCAGACAATTTTACTGGACAG gGAAGATATTGA
- the LOC108323421 gene encoding ribosome biogenesis protein BOP1 homolog has translation MKGKKKTMPKNDVHEEEAPLPSDKVPSPSVSDSDSDYEDSSADDDESSVSLDSQSESEFEEGSPENGRSGDLEAEGTESSVDEDIVNGEGSGNESSDLHQPGAESDSSEDEVAPRNTIGDVPLKWYEDEPHIGYDIKGKKIKKKEKQDKLDSFLANVDDSKSWRKIYDEYNDEVVELTKDEIKLVRRLLKNQAPHSDFDPYPDYVDWYKWEDAKHPLSNAPEPKRRFIPSKWEAKKVVQYVRAIRKGTITFDKPKEEDGPYLLWGDDSGSTEKSNHLAYIPAPKQKLPGHDESYNPPLEYIPTQEEINSYQLMFEEDRPKFIPKRFTSMRSIPSYENAMKESFERCLDLYLCPRVRKKRLNIDPESLKPKLPSRKELKPYPITCYIEYKGHEDAVTSISIEASGQWMASGSSDGTVRVWEVETGRCLRRWEVGEAVSCVSWNPLPDMHILAVSAGQDVLLLNTGLGDEELQNQIKELLWIDSSTASDDSGDKAPSVSWLKDDKHMGLRLRHFKTVTAVEWHRKGDYFSTVMPTGESRAVLIHQLSKKLTQKLPFKLHGLAVRSTFHPSRSIFFVCTKKNVRVYDLLKTKVIKKLDTGLREASSIAVHPGGDNLIVGSKEGKMCWFDMDLSSKPYKILKCHPKDINNVIFHRTYPLFASCSDDCTAYVFHGMVYSDLNQNPLIVPLEILRGHTSSNGRGILDCKFHPRQPWLFTAGADKLIKLYCH, from the exons AtgaaggggaagaagaagacgatGCCGAAAAACGACGTCCACGAAGAAGAAGCTCCATTGCCTTCTGATAAGGTTCCTTCGCCATCAGTATCCGATTCTGACTCTGACTACGAG GACTCTTCTGCAGATGATGACGAATCTTCCGTCTCCCTGGATTCTCAATCTGAATCAGAGTTCGAAGAAGGTTCCCCTGAGAATGGTAGGTCCGGCGATTTAGAAGCCGAAGGAACTGAATCTTCTGTAGACGAG GACATTGTCAATGGTGAAGGCAGTGGAAATGAGAGCTCTGACCTCCATCAGCCAGGAGCTGAGAGTGACTCCTCCGAGGATGAG GTGGCTCCTCGAAACACTATCGGAGATGTACCTTTGAAGTGGTATGAGGATGAACCTCATATTGGATACGACATAAAGGGCAAGAAGatcaagaaaaaggaaaagcaagaCAAGTTAGATTCATTTCTTGCAAATGTTGACGATTCTAAGAGTTG GCGGAAAATCTATGATGAGTACAATGATGAGGTAGTTGAGCTGACAAAAGATGAAATCAAACTTGTCCGTAGACTGCTCAAGAACCAGGCACCACATTCTGACTTTGATCCTTATCCG GATTATGTTGACTGGTATAAATGGGAAGATGCCAAGCATCCATTGTCTAATGCTCCTGAACCAAAAAGGAGGTTTATTCCTTCAAAGTGGGAAGCTAAAAAG GTTGTACAATATGTTAGAGCAATTCGCAAGGGAACAATTACTTTTGACAAACCAAAAGAGGAAGATGGTCCATATCTCTTGTGGGGAGATGATTCTGGTTCGacagaaaaatcaaatcatttGGCTTACATTCCTGCCCCTAAGCAGAAATTACCTG GCCATGATGAATCTTATAATCCTCCTTTAGAGTACATTCCAACTCAAGAGGAGATAAATTCTTATCAATTGATGTTTGAGGAAGACCGTCCTAAGTTTATTCCAAAAAG GTTTACGTCTATGAGGAGCATCCCTTCATATGAGAATGCTATGAAGGAATCCTTTGAACGTTGTTTGGATCTGTACTTGTGCCCTCGAGTTCGGAAAAAGCGC CTTAATATTGATCCTGAATCTTTAAAGCCAAAGCTTCCGAGTCGAAAGGAGCTTAAGCCTTATCCCATAACATGCTATATTGAGTATAAAGGCCATGAAGATGCTGTTACATCAATTTCCATTGAAGCTTCAGGGCAATGGATGGCTTCAG GTTCAAGTGATGGAACTGTCCGTGTCTGGGAGGTTGAAACTGGCAGATGTCTTAGGCGGTGGGAAGTTGGTGAAGCTGTCAGCTGTGTTTCCTGGAATCCTCTGCCTGATATGCATATTCTAGCTGTTTCTGC GGGACAAGATGTACTTCTACTGAACACTGGTTTGGGGGATGAAGAATTGCAAAACCAGATTAAGGAGCTTCTCTGGATTGACTCTTCAACAGCATCAGATGACTCTG GTGATAAAGCACCTAGTGTAAGCTGGCTTAAAGATGACAAACATATGGGTTTAAGGTTAAGGCACTTCAAG ACAGTTACTGCTGTAGAATGGCACCGGAAAGGTGACTACTTTTCAACAGTGATGCCAACAG GTGAGTCCAGAGCAGTTTTGATACACCAGTTATCCAAGAAGCTTACGCAAAAACTTCCTTTCAAATTGCATGGACTTGCTGTTAGGTCAACCTTCCATCCATCCCGTTCCATCTTCTTCGTTTGTACGAAAAAGAACGTTCGTGTGtatgatttattaaaaactaaGGTCATAAAAAAGCTTGATACTGGGCTTCGTGAAGCCTCGTCTATTGCAGTTCATCCTGGAG GTGATAATTTAATTGTGGGTAGCAAAGAGGGCAAGATGTGTTGGTTTGACATGGACCTTTCATCTAAACCATATAAAATTCTTAA GTGTCACCCAAAAGATATCAACAATGTCATCTTTCACCGCACATATCCATTATTTGCTTCATGTTCGGATGACTGCACTGCATATGTTTTTCATGGAATGGTTTATTCTGATCTCAATCAAAATCCCCTTATTGTTCCTTTGGAAATTCTTCGTGGTCATACCAGTTCAAATGGCAGAG GGATACTAGACTGTAAATTTCACCCTAGACAGCCATGGTTATTTACAGCTGGTGCTGATAAACTGATCAAACTTTACTGTCATTAG
- the LOC108325533 gene encoding multiple organellar RNA editing factor 1, mitochondrial isoform X1, with the protein MASSLIRLRRTLRALSGVTQSISATHAPSFSAPIRCAVSWNCHSLKGVVQSRSFRSSSTSLLSVRSSQSNIPEEIGPDTILFEGCDYNHWLFVMDFPRDNKPPPEEMVRVYEETCAKGLNISVEEAKQKIYACSTTTYTGFQAVMTEEESKKFEGLPGVIFVLPDSYIDPVNKQYGGDQYINGTIIPRPPPVQYGRNQGRRDRNRSPGQYNRQENPVPSSQGNPSYGAQESMPRDGRNYAPPQNYPPPQNYGQASPHQYPPRQNYGQASQNHPPQQNFGQASQNYPPQQNFGQASQNYPPQQNYSQGLQNYPPQHNYDLASQNYTPQLTFDQAPQNYPQYAQQQGFGPPGGQGERSYMPQQNIGRPGQGERRDPVPRHGTSDVRGDTFVPSYTTNFKPTYMEEFEQAKQETHPAKERTGSQHPPSGPDNFTGQGRY; encoded by the exons ATGGCGTCTTCGTTAATTCGCCTCCGCCGAACCCTCAGAGCACTATCCGGCGTCACCCAGTCCATTTCCGCCACGCATGCGCCATCGTTTTCCGCCCCTATCAGGTGCGCCGTTTCATGGAATTGCCACTCTCTGAAGGGGGTGGTTCAGTCCCGTTCTTTCAGATCATCTTCAACTTCTCTCCTTTCTGTTAGATCCTCGCAGAGCAACATCCCCGAAGAGATAGGTCCCGATACCATTCTGTTCGAGGGCTGCGACTACAACCACTGGCTCTTCGTCATGGACTTCCCCAGGGACAACAAACCCCCTCCCGAAGAAATGGTTCGTGTTTACGAGGAAACTTGTGCCAAAGGCCTCAACATCAG tGTGGAAGAAGCGAAGCAGAAGATATATGCGTGCAGCACAACAACTTACACAGGCTTTCAGGCAGTCATGACCGAAGAAGAGTCTAAAAAATTTGAAG GTCTTCCTGGAGTTATCTTTGTGCTACCAGATTCCTATATTGATCCAGTGAACAAGCAGTACGGGG GAGATCAGTACATTAATGGAACCATTATCCCCCGACCTCCACCAGTACAGTATGGGAGAAATCAGGGAAGACGAGACCGGAATAGGAGTCCTGGTCAGTACAACCGACAAGAGAATCCAGTGCCAAGCTCTCAAGGGAATCCCTCTTACGGTGCTCAGGAGTCCATGCCAAGGGATGGAAGAAACTATGCGCCTCCACAAAATTATCCACCCCCACAGAACTATGGTCAAGCATCACCACATCAGTATCCACCTCGACAGAACTATGGCCAAGCATCACAAAACCATCCACCCCAACAGAACTTTGGCCAAGCATCACAAAACTATCCACCCCAACAGAACTTTGGCCAAGCATCACAAAACTATCCACCCCAACAGAACTATAGTCAGGGGTTGCAAAATTATCCACCCCAACATAACTATGATCTGGCATCGCAAAATTATACCCCCCAACTGACCTTTGATCAAGCACCGCAGAATTATCCACAATATGCTCAGCAGCAGGGCTTTGGACCTCCAGGAGGACAAGGGGAAAGGAGTTATATGCCACAGCAGAACATTGGACGACCGGGACAAGGAGAAAGAAGAGATCCTGTGCCTAGGCATGGTACTTCAGATGTCAGGGGTGACACTTTTGTACCGTCATATACGACGAATTTCAAGCCAACATACATGGAGGAATTTGAACAGGCTAAGCAGGAAACTCATCCTGCCAAAGAACGGACAGGGTCTCAACATCCACCTTCTGGCCCAGACAATTTTACTGGACAG gGAAGATATTGA